The following coding sequences lie in one Zingiber officinale cultivar Zhangliang chromosome 2B, Zo_v1.1, whole genome shotgun sequence genomic window:
- the LOC122047120 gene encoding LRR receptor-like serine/threonine-protein kinase RPK2, whose product MSRRRSPSATAASSLLFLLLVAISCSDGRGVTGPDPHGVERSALLQFKSCVTSDPAGLLEIWGSDSNHCSWPGVACDGKSRVVSLNISAKGDAFELPCSRSGPRRRSCGDFDRRLAGTLGVFLRSLSELRVLSLPFHDFHGEIPDDLWGLESLEVLNLESNSLSGGLPSRFPRRLRVLNLASNLIKGQIPRSFSRCMDLEILDLSGNKVNGTFPKFLGGFSKLRELYLSFNRLGGPIPDELGYGCRSLQILDLSGNSFRESIRSNLANCTELRVLMLFSNLLVGFIPPDLGRLKKLQVLDVSRNSLSGFVPAELGNCLELSVIVLLNQYDPMLDEEVSSSVDFDEFNCFQGRLVENITALPRLRVLWAPRATFEGMIPSNWGICENLEVVNLGQNLFQGRIPQAFTQCKKLRFLNLSSNSLTGWLNVELPVQCMDVFDVSGNQLSGSIPRFAYTECPSSNITPDDLSFAYISFFAYNSFKGLQRPFYELGGEFTIYHNFANNNFTGILSSLPLANGRFQNNTIYVFLANRNHLFGSLNAIILEKCSRVSHLLIDLSNNMISGRFTSEVVETCQSLVVLDVASNQISGTIPANFGLLSNLICLNLSWNQLQGEIPASITQLKSLKYLSLAGNNFSGHIPPDIIKLHSLQVLDLSSNSLAGYIPTVFVKMRNLTSLLLNNNKLSGSIPSAFAYFASLSKFNVSFNNLSGSWPLNASTVRCDSVFGNPLLRSCPAYSLSVPSYDMQASNQSRQLYMESESASSSSASSGGNSFSSIEIASIASAAAIVSVLLVLIGLYIYTRKCAPGIRSSIRSSGRKEVSVFVEIGVPLTYESVARATGGFNASNCIGSGGFGATYKAEISPGVLVAIKRLAVGRFQGVQQFHAEIKTLGRLRHSNLVMLIGYHLSDSEMFLIYNYLSGGNLERFIQERSRRPVNWRMLHKIALDIACALNYLHDQCVPRILHRDVKPSNILLDNEYNAYLSDFGLARLLGNSETHATTGVAGTFGYVAPEYAMTCRVSDKADVYSYGVVLLELISDKKALDPSFSPYGNGFNIVTWASMLLQKGRAREFFTEGLWDVAPHDDLVETLHLGVKCTVDSLSIRPSMKQVVQRLRTLQPPHFGRG is encoded by the coding sequence ATGAGCCGCCGGAGATCCCCCTCTGCAACCGCCGCATCCTCGCTCCTGTTTCTCCTCTTGGTGGCGATCTCCTGCTCCGATGGGCGTGGAGTTACGGGACCAGACCCTCACGGGGTGGAGAGATCCGCCTTGCTGCAGTTCAAGAGCTGCGTTACTTCCGACCCTGCTGGGTTGCTCGAGATATGGGGCTCCGACTCCAACCACTGCTCTTGGCCTGGCGTCGCGTGCGATGGGAAGTCACGGGTCGTCTCCCTTAATATCTCTGCGAAAGGCGATGCTTTTGAACTCCCCTGCTCCCGCTCAGGCCCTCGCCGACGCAGCTGCGGCGATTTTGACCGCAGGTTGGCTGGGACACTTGGTGTGTTTCTCCGGAGCTTGTCAGAGCTCAGGGTACTCTCCTTGCCGTTCCACGACTTTCATGGCGAGATCCCGGACGATCTCTGGGGCTTGGAGAGTCTGGAAGTGCTTAACCTCGAGAGTAACTCGCTTTCTGGTGGCTTGCCCTCACGCTTCCCACGTCGGTTACGTGTGTTAAATTTGGCTTCCAATTTGATCAAAGGTCAGATCCCTCGTTCCTTCTCGAGATGCATGGATTTAGAAATCCTAGACCTATCCGGCAACAAGGTCAACGGAACATTTCCTAAATTTCTTGGTGGCTTCTCCAAGCTTAGAGAGCTCTATCTTTCTTTTAATCGTCTTGGCGGGCCGATTCCTGATGAGCTAGGATATGGGTGCCGGAGTTTGCAAATATTGGACTTGTCTGGAAACTCGTTTAGGGAAAGCATTCGGTCCAATTTAGCAAATTGCACTGAGCTGCGAGTTCTAATGCTGTTTTCTAACCTTCTTGTGGGTTTTATTCCTCCTGATCTCGGGCGATTGAAAAAGCTTCAGGTGTTGGACGTCTCGAGGAACAGTCTTAGTGGATTTGTACCTGCTGAGCTAGGAAACTGCTTAGAACTGTCTGTCATTGTTCTTCTGAATCAGTATGATCCGATGCTAGATGAGGAAGTCTCGAGCTCTGTTGATTTTGATGAATTTAATTGTTTCCAAGGAAGACTTGTGGAAAATATCACAGCTCTCCCGAGGCTTAGGGTGCTTTGGGCCCCAAGGGCAACGTTTGAAGGGATGATTCCTAGCAACTGGGGAATCTGTGAGAATCTTGAGGTGGTTAATTTAGGCCAGAATCTTTTTCAAGGACGTATACCACAAGCATTTACCCAATGCAAAAAACTTAGATTTCTTAATTTGAGCTCAAATAGTTTGACTGGTTGGCTTAATGTGGAGCTTCCAGTGCAATGTATGGATGTCTTTGATGTCAGTGGGAATCAGTTGTCTGGCTCCATCCCTAGGTTTGCCTACACAGAGTGCCCTTCATCTAACATCACACCAGATGACCTATCCTTTGCTTATATTTCATTCTTTGCTTACAATAGTTTTAAAGGTTTGCAAAGGCCTTTTTATGAACTTGGTGGTGAATTTACTATATATCACAATTTTGCAAACAATAATTTTACTGGCATTCTGTCTTCTTTACCATTGGCCAATGGTAGGTTCCAGAACAATACCATCTATGTATTTCTTGCTAATAGGAATCATCTTTTTGGGTCACTGAATGCTATCATATTGGAGAAGTGCAGCAGGGTGAGTCATTTGCTGATAGATTTGAGCAACAATATGATATCTGGAAGATTTACATCTGAGGTAGTTGAAACATGCCAGTCTCTTGTGGTTCTGGATGTTGCCAGTAATCAGATATCTGGAACCATTCCTGCAAATTTTGGGTTGTTAAGTAATCTTATTTGTCTGAATTTGAGTTGGAACCAGCTGCAGGGTGAGATACCAGCAAGTATTACACAGTTAAAAAGCTTAAAATATCTCTCGTTGGCCGGTAACAATTTCAGTGGTCACATTCCTCCTGACATTATTAAATTGCATTCTCTTCAGGTTTTGGATCTGTCTTCGAATTCCCTTGCTGGTTATATTCCTACTGTTTTTGTGAAGATGAGAAATCTCACTTCCCTTTTACTTAATAACAACAAGCTTTCTGGGTCTATTCCTTCAGCTTTTGCCTACTTTGCATcactttcaaaattcaatgtttcatTCAATAATTTGTCTGGATCATGGCCTCTTAATGCCAGTACAGTGAGATGTGATAGTGTCTTTGGAAACCCTTTGCTTCGATCTTGTCCTGCCTACTCTCTCTCTGTTCCTTCATATGATATGCAGGCAAGCAACCAGAGTCGACAGTTATATATGGAATCAGAGTCAGCAAGTTCATCCAGTGCTAGCAGTGGTGGCAACAGCTTTAGTTCTATTGAAATTGCCTCAATTGCATCAGCAGCAGCCATAGTTTCAGTCCTCTTGGTTCTGATTGGCCTTTATATTTACACAAGAAAGTGTGCTCCAGGCATTAGGTCCTCTATTAGGTCTTCTGGAAGAAAAGAAGTGTCTGTCTTTGTGGAAATTGGGGTTCCATTGACTTATGAAAGTGTTGCACGAGCCACTGGTGGTTTTAATGCAAGCAACTGCATTGGAAGTGGAGGTTTTGGGGCCACATACAAGGCTGAGATTTCACCAGGAGTTCTAGTAGCTATAAAGAGACTCGCAGTAGGAAGGTTTCAAGGTGTTCAACAGTTCCATGCAGAGATCAAGACTCTTGGAAGATTGAGGCATTCTAATCTTGTGATGCTGATAGGTTACCATCTTAGTGATTCTGAGATGTTTTTGATTTACAATTATCTTTCAGGTGGTAATTTGGAGAGATTTATACAAGAAAGGTCGAGAAGACCTGTAAATTGGAGAATGCTTCACAAAATTGCTTTAGACATTGCTTGTGCTCTTAATTATTTACATGACCAATGTGTGCCCCGTATCCTTCATCGAGATGTTAAACCAAGCAATATATTGTTGGACAATGAATATAATGCTTATCTCTCAGATTTTGGATTGGCAAGGCTTCTAGGAAATTCTGAGACCCATGCAACTACTGGTGTGGCTGGAACTTTTGGGTATGTTGCTCCTGAATATGCCATGACATGTCGCGTTTCTGATAAAGCAGACGTTTATAGCTatggcgtggtactattggagctAATTTCAGATAAGAAAGCACTGGATCCTTCCTTCTCCCCCTATGGGAATGGTTTCAACATAGTAACTTGGGCATCCATGTTATTGCAAAAAGGTCGGGCCCGTGAGTTCTTCACTGAAGGGCTTTGGGATGTGGCTCCCCATGATGATTTGGTGGAAACTTTGCATTTGGGTGTCAAGTGTACTGTTGATTCACTTTCTATTAGGCCCTCAATGAAACAAGTCGTTCAACGATTAAGAACTCTCCAACCTCCACATTTTGGGCGTGGTTGA